A genome region from Methanobacterium aggregans includes the following:
- the rqcH gene encoding ribosome rescue protein RqcH codes for MKTMSNVDVYAICTELKEILKDARVDKAYQPTRDTVLIRFHIPGKGRTDVVFQAGTRVHTTQYPPENPKIPPSFPMLLRKHLKGGTITDVRQHHFDRIMEIDIQKENKYSLVIELFAKGNIILLDEEGTIILPLKRKMWQDRNISSKEEYKYPPEKGLNPLKAEKEDVKELFQGSDRDVVRTLARSGLGGLYAEEIALRSGVDKEKASHDMTEDEVEAVYNTFIDVFKPLKEHEFHPMIISGEKEDVLPLELKKYEGYESKTFETYNQAADEFYSSIVGEDIKKVHEDVWAREIGKYEKRMNIQLETLEKFKKTIVDSTIKGDALYAHYQEVQDIINTIMEARKNYSWADVSSTIKKAKKKGAPGLEAIESVDKMGVMDLNLDGVRVQVDSNIGIPENAEKYYNKGKKAKRKISGVNIAIEKTQVEIDRARNKREIAMEKVLVPQKRVRKELKWFEKLRWFLSSKGNLVIGGRDATTNEMVVKKHMENRDVYFHSDIHGAASVVVKAGDGEISEETLVEAASFSASFSSAWQKGFSTHDVYWVHPDQVSKTPQSGEFVTKGAFIIRGSRNYMRGVPLLVAVGIVDYEGKRVMAGPPEALAAYTDNYAVIKPGYTKKEEMARQIRKKIDDEGIISIEDVVRVLPSGKCDFVDKRSLKWKR; via the coding sequence AGGTACAAGGGTTCACACAACCCAGTATCCCCCTGAAAATCCTAAGATCCCACCATCATTTCCCATGCTCCTGAGAAAACACCTGAAAGGGGGTACCATCACAGATGTGAGGCAGCACCACTTCGACAGGATCATGGAGATAGACATCCAGAAGGAGAATAAGTACTCCCTGGTTATAGAACTCTTCGCCAAGGGCAACATAATACTCCTGGATGAGGAGGGAACCATCATACTCCCACTGAAACGTAAGATGTGGCAGGACAGGAACATATCCTCCAAGGAAGAGTACAAGTACCCGCCAGAAAAGGGATTAAACCCGTTGAAGGCTGAAAAAGAGGATGTGAAGGAGTTGTTCCAGGGTTCTGATCGTGACGTTGTGAGAACCCTTGCAAGAAGCGGACTGGGAGGTCTCTACGCAGAGGAAATAGCCCTGAGGTCAGGTGTTGATAAGGAAAAGGCATCCCACGACATGACAGAGGATGAGGTTGAAGCAGTTTACAATACATTTATAGATGTTTTCAAACCCCTCAAGGAACATGAATTCCATCCAATGATAATCTCCGGTGAAAAAGAGGATGTTCTGCCCCTTGAACTCAAGAAGTATGAGGGCTATGAATCCAAAACATTTGAAACCTACAACCAGGCTGCAGATGAGTTCTACAGCAGCATCGTTGGTGAGGATATTAAAAAGGTTCATGAGGATGTTTGGGCTCGTGAGATTGGTAAGTACGAGAAGAGGATGAATATCCAGCTTGAAACCCTTGAAAAATTCAAAAAAACAATTGTGGACTCCACCATCAAGGGAGATGCACTTTACGCCCACTACCAGGAGGTTCAGGACATCATCAACACCATAATGGAGGCCCGTAAGAACTACTCATGGGCAGATGTTTCATCAACCATTAAAAAAGCCAAAAAAAAGGGAGCACCTGGTCTTGAAGCCATTGAATCCGTGGATAAGATGGGTGTTATGGATCTGAACCTTGATGGGGTTCGTGTTCAGGTGGACTCAAACATAGGAATACCAGAAAACGCTGAGAAATATTACAACAAGGGTAAAAAGGCTAAAAGGAAGATAAGCGGTGTTAACATAGCCATTGAAAAGACCCAGGTTGAGATAGACAGGGCCAGGAACAAACGGGAGATCGCCATGGAGAAGGTTCTCGTACCCCAGAAAAGGGTTCGAAAGGAGCTTAAATGGTTTGAAAAGCTTCGATGGTTTTTATCATCCAAGGGTAACCTTGTTATTGGAGGTAGGGATGCAACCACCAATGAGATGGTCGTTAAAAAGCACATGGAAAACAGGGATGTTTACTTCCACTCAGATATACACGGGGCTGCATCTGTTGTTGTCAAGGCAGGTGATGGTGAAATTTCAGAGGAAACACTCGTTGAGGCTGCATCCTTCTCTGCATCCTTCTCCAGTGCCTGGCAGAAGGGTTTCAGCACCCACGATGTTTACTGGGTGCACCCAGACCAGGTCTCAAAAACTCCCCAGTCAGGTGAGTTCGTTACGAAGGGTGCCTTCATAATCAGGGGCTCAAGAAACTACATGCGAGGTGTTCCACTTCTTGTGGCTGTGGGCATCGTGGACTACGAGGGCAAGAGAGTAATGGCAGGGCCGCCTGAAGCTCTTGCAGCCTACACAGATAACTACGCAGTTATAAAACCGGGTTACACCAAGAAGGAGGAAATGGCCAGGCAGATAAGGAAGAAGATCGATGATGAAGGCATAATATCCATTGAGGACGTTGTGAGGGTTCTTCCGTCTGGTAAGTGCGACTTCGTGGATAAGAGGAGTTTGAAGTGGAAGAGGTAG